A region of Peptostreptococcaceae bacterium DNA encodes the following proteins:
- a CDS encoding lactate dehydrogenase, whose translation MFYYMHEGKVLFSEKERAEEYLEPVGEQQAMRYGDVLYYLSNAPVGKTRRSFLMNYPDLVDIQEETIDLFDEPVGMPQPFWSKWILEKMNRGLVKSVNTSYPDWTDCLHADDMQSYRINLVGLGDVGGTLLTGLRLLGGDVVESIGIYDPKPSNKDRWYFETSQIYGPSEDRPFPQIKKIEESDLFDCDVFVFCASRGVPPVGDEKKDVRMVQFEGNAAILSIYAKMARERRFKGIFAVVSDPVDLLCRKAWDVSNMDESGELDFRGLGTDQIRGYGLGVMHARARFYSLIQEETSGYETEGRAFGPHGEGLLIANSIASYDEELSNSLTESAKHANLKIRETGFKPFVAPALSSGALSILATIRGQWHHSTHFIGGVFMGSKNRMGIMGIEPERVHLPDVFKRKLNETYEMLDDLYE comes from the coding sequence ATGTTTTATTATATGCATGAGGGTAAGGTGCTTTTTTCGGAAAAGGAAAGAGCCGAAGAGTATCTTGAACCGGTCGGCGAGCAGCAGGCAATGAGATATGGAGACGTGCTTTATTATCTGTCGAATGCTCCTGTCGGAAAAACCAGAAGGAGCTTCCTTATGAATTATCCGGATTTGGTGGACATTCAAGAAGAAACCATTGATTTGTTTGATGAGCCTGTCGGAATGCCTCAACCCTTTTGGTCCAAGTGGATACTGGAAAAAATGAACAGAGGGCTGGTAAAATCGGTAAATACATCATATCCCGACTGGACGGATTGCCTGCATGCTGATGATATGCAATCATACAGAATAAACCTTGTAGGCCTCGGAGATGTTGGGGGAACCCTTCTTACAGGGTTGCGTCTCTTGGGGGGAGATGTTGTTGAAAGCATTGGAATTTATGATCCCAAGCCTTCCAACAAGGACAGATGGTATTTCGAAACCTCGCAAATCTATGGACCATCGGAGGACAGGCCCTTTCCGCAAATAAAGAAAATCGAAGAATCGGACTTATTCGATTGCGATGTGTTCGTATTCTGTGCCAGCAGGGGAGTTCCGCCTGTGGGAGATGAGAAAAAAGATGTAAGAATGGTGCAATTCGAAGGTAATGCCGCCATATTATCCATTTATGCGAAAATGGCGAGAGAGAGACGGTTCAAGGGAATATTTGCAGTTGTTTCGGATCCCGTAGATCTTCTTTGCCGCAAGGCTTGGGATGTTTCGAATATGGATGAATCTGGAGAACTTGATTTCAGAGGTCTCGGAACGGACCAGATTCGGGGATACGGTTTGGGTGTAATGCATGCGAGAGCGCGCTTCTACTCGCTGATTCAGGAGGAAACCTCGGGATATGAAACCGAGGGAAGGGCCTTTGGACCGCATGGTGAGGGGCTTTTGATAGCAAACAGCATTGCTTCATATGACGAGGAGTTGTCAAATAGCCTTACTGAATCAGCAAAGCATGCGAACCTAAAAATACGCGAAACTGGATTTAAACCCTTTGTTGCACCGGCGCTTTCATCGGGGGCGCTTTCAATACTTGCGACCATAAGGGGCCAATGGCACCACAGCACGCACTTCATAGGGGGTGTGTTCATGGGTTCCAAGAACAGAATGGGAATTATGGGGATTGAACCCGAACGAGTTCATTTGCCTGATGTTTTTAAGAGAAAGCTAAATGAAACCTACGAAATGCTGGACGATTTATATGAATAA
- a CDS encoding NAD(P)H-dependent oxidoreductase gives MKPTKCWTIYMNKPMVLIRTKKTSAVLEEMIKYSTRGFDIKEVSSGRPLPDLRNSKIIIAAELDCAGYCMDMFEIVNALVESGENALEGSAAVLLLRSNSQYNSKSSAQSLIFNLNRAGCRFPGHPLVESIEGFMNFATWQKHLNMPLKDICMIKSRELVEKLYGYEPERIKTPKIVALHASSRETSNTLMLWRMVKENLGNAEVNEIHVEAGEVVDCRGCSFNECIHYGSQNSCYYGGVITNEILPAIGDADVLVWICPNYNDAISAKLMAIINRLTVIYRKTEFDKKNLFAIIVSGNSGNDSVARQLIGSLNVNKNMQLPPSFALMAIANDPETVVKYPGINEAAKDFAKRIIENSKS, from the coding sequence ATGAAACCTACGAAATGCTGGACGATTTATATGAATAAACCCATGGTCTTGATACGAACAAAGAAAACATCGGCCGTACTGGAAGAGATGATTAAGTATTCGACTAGAGGCTTTGACATTAAAGAAGTATCAAGCGGAAGGCCCTTGCCTGATCTCCGAAATTCAAAAATTATTATTGCAGCGGAGCTCGACTGCGCCGGGTACTGCATGGACATGTTCGAGATAGTAAACGCATTGGTTGAAAGTGGCGAGAATGCTCTCGAAGGCAGCGCCGCAGTTCTTCTGCTGAGAAGCAATTCCCAATACAATAGCAAAAGCAGTGCCCAAAGCCTTATCTTCAATCTTAATAGGGCAGGCTGCAGGTTTCCAGGACATCCGCTTGTCGAATCCATTGAAGGATTCATGAATTTTGCGACCTGGCAAAAGCATTTGAATATGCCACTTAAAGACATTTGCATGATAAAGTCTCGTGAATTGGTAGAAAAATTATATGGTTATGAACCCGAAAGGATAAAGACTCCCAAGATAGTTGCTTTGCATGCGAGTTCGAGGGAGACATCAAACACATTGATGCTTTGGAGGATGGTTAAGGAAAATCTTGGGAATGCAGAAGTGAATGAGATACATGTTGAGGCGGGGGAAGTAGTAGATTGTAGGGGATGCTCATTCAATGAGTGTATACATTATGGGAGCCAGAACAGCTGTTACTATGGAGGAGTCATCACGAATGAAATATTGCCGGCAATAGGCGATGCCGATGTATTGGTATGGATATGCCCGAACTACAACGATGCTATTTCAGCAAAGCTTATGGCTATAATAAACAGATTGACGGTCATATATAGAAAAACGGAATTCGATAAAAAAAATCTTTTTGCGATAATTGTCTCGGGCAATTCAGGAAACGATTCGGTAGCCCGTCAATTGATAGGCAGCCTGAATGTTAACAAAAATATGCAGCTTCCGCCAAGTTTTGCGTTGATGGCGATAGCGAACGATCCCGAAACGGTTGTGAAATATCCCGGCATTAATGAAGCGGCAAAAGATTTTGCGAAGCGAATCATTGAAAACAGCAAATCATAG